One genomic region from Aliarcobacter cryaerophilus ATCC 43158 encodes:
- the tatA gene encoding twin-arginine translocase TatA/TatE family subunit has product MHMPSGMQLLVIVLIVLILFGGKKIPELAKGLGSGIKNFKKAVKEDDEEVATASKIEENEKKTDTKSTSSTETKQS; this is encoded by the coding sequence ATGCATATGCCAAGTGGTATGCAATTATTAGTAATTGTTTTAATCGTGTTAATTTTATTTGGTGGGAAAAAAATCCCAGAACTTGCAAAAGGTTTAGGAAGTGGTATTAAAAACTTCAAAAAAGCTGTAAAAGAAGATGATGAAGAAGTAGCAACTGCTTCAAAAATAGAAGAGAACGAGAAGAAAACAGATACAAAATCAACTTCTTCAACAGAAACAAAACAATCTTAA
- the nadD gene encoding nicotinate (nicotinamide) nucleotide adenylyltransferase: MKIAIFGGSFDPIHIAHKKIVETALRELDIDKLIIVPTYLNPFKKDFLFEPKERFKLLQKVFKDEKRVEICDFEINQKKLSYTYETIRYIKASINPSKIYFIIGQDNLKSLNRWHNIDELKENLEFVVAKRDGYDLVSNEFKTLDISIDISSTKLKEDLDLNFVPQEIWQDLINLKKGKI; encoded by the coding sequence TTGAAAATTGCGATTTTTGGTGGTAGTTTTGACCCAATTCATATTGCTCATAAAAAGATTGTGGAAACAGCTTTAAGAGAACTAGATATTGATAAGTTAATCATCGTTCCCACATATCTTAACCCTTTTAAAAAAGATTTTTTATTTGAACCAAAAGAGAGATTTAAACTCTTGCAAAAAGTTTTTAAAGATGAAAAAAGAGTTGAGATTTGTGATTTTGAGATAAATCAAAAAAAACTAAGCTACACTTATGAAACAATAAGATATATTAAAGCTTCGATAAATCCTAGTAAAATCTACTTTATAATAGGACAAGATAACCTTAAATCTCTTAATAGATGGCACAACATAGATGAGTTAAAAGAGAATTTAGAGTTTGTTGTTGCAAAAAGAGATGGTTATGATTTGGTCTCAAATGAGTTTAAAACTCTTGATATAAGTATAGATATTAGCTCTACAAAGCTAAAAGAAGATCTAGATTTAAACTTTGTGCCACAAGAGATTTGGCAAGATTTAATAAATTTAAAAAAAGGAAAAATTTGA
- the fabI gene encoding enoyl-ACP reductase FabI: MIMKGKKGVILGVANDKSIAYGIAKACAAQGAQIAFTYLNDALKKRVEPIAAEFGSSNLVYPCDVSKPEEIVALRESLKKDLGEIDFIVHSIAFAPKEGLSGRFHNITKEAFDIAMDVSVFSLIEVTRELKPLLSNNSSILTLTYYGGAKYIPNYNLMGVAKAALEMTTKYLAEDLGRDGTRVNAISAGPIKTLAAAGIGDFRFMLKWNEAHSPLKKNVSIDEVGNSGMYLLSDLSSAVTGEIHYVDSGFNIMGMPAVEFDEDGGKPKIAWNGTDK, encoded by the coding sequence ATGATAATGAAGGGTAAAAAAGGTGTTATTTTAGGTGTTGCAAATGATAAATCAATTGCTTATGGAATTGCAAAAGCATGTGCAGCACAAGGTGCACAAATTGCATTTACTTATTTAAATGATGCGCTTAAAAAAAGAGTTGAACCAATAGCTGCTGAGTTTGGAAGTTCTAATCTAGTTTATCCTTGTGATGTATCTAAACCTGAAGAGATAGTTGCTTTAAGAGAGTCTTTAAAAAAAGATTTAGGAGAGATTGATTTTATTGTTCACTCGATTGCATTTGCTCCAAAAGAAGGTCTTAGTGGAAGATTTCACAATATAACAAAAGAAGCATTTGATATTGCAATGGATGTTTCTGTATTCTCTTTAATAGAAGTTACTCGTGAATTAAAACCACTTTTATCAAATAACTCTTCAATTTTAACTCTAACTTACTATGGTGGAGCAAAATATATTCCAAATTATAATCTAATGGGTGTAGCAAAAGCTGCTTTAGAGATGACTACAAAATATTTAGCTGAAGATCTTGGACGTGATGGGACTAGAGTAAATGCAATTAGTGCAGGTCCAATTAAAACTTTGGCAGCTGCTGGAATTGGTGATTTTAGATTTATGCTAAAATGGAATGAAGCTCACTCACCTTTAAAGAAAAATGTATCTATAGATGAAGTTGGAAACTCTGGAATGTACTTATTAAGTGATTTAAGTAGTGCAGTAACTGGTGAAATTCACTATGTTGATAGTGGATTTAATATAATGGGTATGCCAGCAGTTGAATTTGATGAAGATGGTGGAAAACCAAAAATTGCTTGGAATGGAACTGATAAGTAA
- the purQ gene encoding phosphoribosylformylglycinamidine synthase subunit PurQ translates to MKVAVLQFPGTNCEFDAKYAFSKLGCEVEVIWHKEGKLPENTDLVVVPGGFSYGDYLRSGAIARFANIMEDVKKFATNGGKVLGICNGFQILLEAGLLPGAMKRNDTLHFISKYHTLKVIDNNNDFLRLLNVGDVVNIPVAHHDGNYFIDEVGLKELEKNNQILLKYCTKDGEETNMNGSVSNIAGICNKERNVFGLMPHPERAIEEILGSTDGVNMLKGLLK, encoded by the coding sequence ATGAAAGTAGCAGTTCTACAATTTCCAGGAACAAACTGTGAATTTGATGCAAAATATGCTTTTAGTAAACTTGGTTGTGAAGTTGAAGTTATTTGGCACAAAGAAGGTAAACTTCCAGAAAATACAGATTTAGTTGTTGTACCAGGTGGTTTCTCTTATGGTGACTATTTAAGAAGTGGTGCAATTGCTAGATTTGCAAATATTATGGAAGATGTTAAAAAATTTGCCACAAATGGTGGAAAAGTTTTAGGAATTTGTAATGGTTTTCAAATTCTTTTAGAAGCTGGACTTCTTCCAGGTGCAATGAAAAGAAATGATACTTTACACTTTATTTCAAAATATCATACTCTTAAAGTTATTGATAATAACAATGATTTTTTAAGACTTTTAAATGTTGGAGATGTTGTAAATATTCCAGTTGCTCATCATGACGGTAACTATTTTATTGATGAAGTTGGATTAAAAGAGCTTGAAAAAAACAATCAAATACTTCTAAAATATTGCACAAAAGATGGTGAAGAAACGAATATGAATGGTAGTGTTTCAAATATTGCTGGAATTTGTAATAAAGAGAGAAATGTATTTGGTCTAATGCCTCATCCAGAAAGAGCTATTGAAGAGATTTTAGGTTCAACTGATGGTGTAAATATGCTAAAAGGTTTATTAAAATAG
- the crcB gene encoding fluoride efflux transporter CrcB yields the protein MSLNWQITLAVGFGGAFGSILRFYAVDYVHKMELGNFPYGILLVNIFGSFIIGILYAYFSTHDVSTIIKAFLIAGFLGGLTTFSTFALDSYLLFNSSLNFAILNVLSNIIGSIFFVLIGFRLAMFLIK from the coding sequence ATGTCTCTTAATTGGCAAATAACTCTTGCTGTTGGATTTGGTGGAGCATTTGGTTCTATTTTAAGATTTTATGCTGTAGATTATGTGCATAAAATGGAGTTAGGAAATTTTCCTTATGGAATACTTCTTGTAAATATTTTTGGCTCTTTTATAATAGGTATTTTATATGCCTATTTCTCTACACATGATGTTTCAACTATAATTAAAGCATTTTTAATAGCTGGATTTTTAGGTGGTCTTACAACATTTTCTACATTTGCATTAGATAGTTATTTACTTTTTAATAGCTCACTAAATTTTGCTATATTAAATGTTTTGTCAAATATTATTGGGTCAATATTTTTTGTATTAATTGGCTTTAGACTAGCTATGTTTTTAATAAAGTGA
- the purS gene encoding phosphoribosylformylglycinamidine synthase subunit PurS: MKAIVNVGLKKGVLDDQGKAINHALGTLGFKDLISDVRVGKQIIIELNSNDKEKAKEEVVKMCEKLLANTVIEDYSIDIVG; this comes from the coding sequence ATGAAAGCAATAGTAAATGTAGGTTTAAAAAAAGGTGTTTTAGATGATCAAGGTAAAGCAATAAACCATGCTTTAGGAACTTTGGGATTTAAAGATTTAATATCAGATGTAAGAGTTGGAAAACAAATTATTATAGAATTAAACTCAAATGATAAAGAAAAAGCAAAAGAAGAAGTTGTAAAAATGTGTGAAAAACTTCTTGCTAATACTGTAATTGAAGATTATAGTATAGATATAGTTGGTTAA
- the rsfS gene encoding ribosome silencing factor, with protein sequence MNSRINKIRDILDDKKASDIEIFDLTSKDYLVDYVVIATTLNPKHGFALLDHLKTELKPSGEEFLRVDEDDNWTVIDLGDVFIHLMSEKYREKYNLEDFLESFQRPKE encoded by the coding sequence TTGAATAGTAGAATAAATAAAATTAGAGATATTTTAGATGATAAAAAAGCCTCTGATATTGAGATTTTTGATTTAACATCAAAAGATTATTTAGTGGATTATGTTGTGATTGCTACAACTTTAAATCCAAAACATGGTTTTGCACTTTTAGACCATTTAAAAACTGAATTAAAACCAAGTGGTGAAGAGTTTTTAAGAGTTGATGAAGATGATAACTGGACTGTTATTGACTTAGGAGATGTTTTTATTCATTTAATGAGCGAAAAATATAGAGAAAAATATAATCTTGAAGATTTTTTAGAGAGTTTTCAAAGACCAAAAGAGTAA
- a CDS encoding phosphoglycerate kinase: MKLQEIKNIDITGKKVFIRCDFNVPVDEYNNITDDRRIRSALNTIRYCIDNDCSVILASHFGRPKGGFEEKYSLSPIAKRLHILLKQEIKLAPNVVCSETLKMANELKTGEIMLLENMRFEAGETKNDEELSKKLASMADVYINDAFGVSHRAHSSVEGIAKYFDMNHKAAGFLLAKEIKFFHHIVENPKRPFVSIVGGSKVSGKLEALYNLVPKVDKIVIGGGMAFTFLKAQGHEIGKSLVEEDLIPEALKIMDLAKQKGVKLYLPVDIVAAEAFDAEAIAKIVPVQEMPKAWMGLDIGPATALLFSEVLSDANTILWNGPMGVYEMEKFAKGSTKISHAVASSYATTVVGGGDTADLVRITGDEDDMTFISTGGGASLELIEGKILPGVKALVIEDDK, from the coding sequence ATGAAACTTCAAGAGATAAAAAACATAGATATTACTGGTAAAAAAGTATTTATAAGATGTGATTTTAATGTTCCTGTTGATGAATACAATAATATTACTGATGATAGAAGAATTAGAAGTGCTCTAAACACAATTAGATATTGTATTGATAATGACTGCTCTGTTATACTAGCTAGTCACTTTGGAAGACCAAAAGGTGGCTTTGAAGAAAAATATTCACTTTCTCCAATAGCAAAAAGATTACATATTTTATTAAAACAAGAGATAAAACTAGCACCAAATGTAGTTTGTAGTGAAACTTTAAAAATGGCTAATGAGTTAAAAACTGGCGAAATCATGCTTTTAGAAAATATGAGATTTGAAGCTGGTGAGACAAAAAATGATGAAGAACTTAGTAAAAAATTAGCTTCTATGGCAGATGTTTATATAAATGATGCATTTGGAGTTTCTCATAGAGCTCACTCTTCTGTTGAAGGAATTGCAAAATATTTTGATATGAATCATAAAGCTGCTGGATTTTTATTAGCAAAAGAGATTAAATTTTTCCACCATATTGTTGAAAATCCTAAACGTCCATTTGTTTCAATAGTTGGTGGTTCAAAAGTATCTGGAAAACTTGAAGCTCTTTATAACCTTGTTCCAAAAGTTGACAAAATTGTAATTGGTGGTGGAATGGCATTTACATTCCTAAAAGCACAAGGTCATGAAATTGGAAAATCACTTGTTGAAGAGGATCTAATTCCTGAAGCTTTAAAAATAATGGATTTAGCAAAACAAAAAGGTGTTAAACTTTATTTACCAGTTGATATTGTTGCAGCTGAAGCTTTTGATGCTGAAGCAATAGCAAAAATTGTTCCAGTTCAAGAGATGCCAAAAGCTTGGATGGGACTTGATATAGGACCTGCAACTGCACTTTTATTTAGTGAAGTTTTAAGTGATGCAAATACTATTTTATGGAATGGACCAATGGGTGTTTACGAGATGGAAAAATTTGCAAAAGGAAGTACAAAAATATCTCATGCAGTAGCTAGTTCATATGCAACAACTGTTGTTGGTGGTGGGGATACAGCTGATTTAGTAAGAATTACTGGTGATGAAGATGATATGACATTTATATCTACTGGTGGTGGAGCTTCTTTAGAGTTAATAGAAGGAAAAATACTACCTGGAGTTAAAGCATTAGTTATTGAGGATGATAAATAA
- the argS gene encoding arginine--tRNA ligase, translating into MQNIVKEFIEKKLEKSIVLEKPKDSSLGHFATPVAFSLAKELKKSPMILADELVLKLHNIELFEKIEAVKGFINFTLSKSFIEKLANEALSKKDAFAKGDKKDEKILLEYVSANPTGPLHIGHARGAVFGDTLYKVGKYLGYDITTEYYINDAGAQMQLLGISVSLAARDFIFKEKVKYPESYYRGEYLVEIAEQIIEKYGKDIIYDESRFEEMAIFAKDIVMQIIIKDLADLGINFQNFVSEKSLYSSWVSTKNVLEKNGSLYTKDEKVYLNSTKFGDDSDRVVVRENGIPTYLAGDIIYHKNKFDREFDKYINIWGADHHGYITRVKAAIEFLGNDSSKLEVILSQMVQLLKGGQPYKMSKRAGNVILMSDITAEIGSDALRFIFLTKKSDTHLEFDIDMLKNQDSSNPIFYINYAHARINQVFVKSSLNIEDVENESFEALNSEALNLVYESLLLKSVLEDAFSKRDMQKITEYLYNLASSVHKFYNEHKIIGSNEERSYLKVLSMAKLSLKTGLKLLGIEAKEIM; encoded by the coding sequence TTGCAAAATATAGTTAAAGAATTTATAGAGAAAAAATTAGAAAAAAGTATTGTTTTAGAAAAACCAAAAGATAGTTCACTTGGTCATTTTGCAACTCCTGTTGCTTTTTCTTTGGCAAAAGAGCTAAAAAAATCTCCTATGATTTTAGCAGATGAATTGGTTTTAAAACTTCATAATATTGAATTATTTGAAAAAATTGAAGCCGTAAAAGGTTTTATAAACTTTACTTTATCAAAAAGTTTTATAGAAAAGCTTGCAAATGAAGCATTATCAAAAAAAGATGCTTTTGCAAAAGGTGACAAAAAAGATGAAAAAATACTTTTAGAGTATGTGAGTGCAAATCCAACAGGTCCCCTTCATATTGGGCATGCAAGAGGTGCTGTTTTTGGAGATACTTTATATAAAGTTGGAAAATATTTAGGATATGATATTACAACTGAGTATTATATAAATGATGCTGGTGCTCAAATGCAGCTTTTAGGAATAAGTGTTAGTTTAGCTGCTAGAGATTTTATATTTAAAGAAAAAGTAAAATATCCAGAAAGTTACTATAGAGGTGAATATCTAGTAGAAATTGCTGAACAAATTATAGAAAAATACGGAAAAGATATTATCTATGATGAGAGCAGATTTGAAGAGATGGCAATTTTTGCAAAAGATATAGTAATGCAAATAATCATAAAAGATTTAGCTGATTTAGGAATAAATTTCCAAAATTTTGTATCTGAAAAATCACTTTATAGCTCTTGGGTTAGCACAAAAAATGTTTTAGAAAAAAATGGTTCACTTTACACAAAAGATGAAAAAGTTTATCTAAACTCAACTAAATTTGGTGATGATAGCGATAGAGTTGTTGTAAGAGAAAATGGAATTCCAACATATTTAGCTGGTGATATAATCTATCATAAAAATAAATTTGACAGAGAGTTTGATAAATATATAAATATTTGGGGAGCTGACCATCACGGATACATCACAAGAGTAAAAGCTGCTATTGAGTTTTTAGGAAATGACTCTTCTAAGCTAGAAGTAATTTTATCTCAAATGGTTCAACTACTTAAAGGTGGGCAACCTTATAAAATGAGTAAACGTGCTGGAAATGTGATTTTAATGTCTGATATAACAGCTGAAATTGGAAGTGATGCTTTAAGATTTATATTCTTAACTAAAAAGAGTGATACTCACTTAGAGTTTGATATTGATATGTTGAAAAATCAAGACTCTTCAAATCCAATTTTTTATATAAACTATGCACATGCTAGAATAAATCAAGTTTTTGTAAAATCATCTTTAAATATTGAAGATGTTGAAAATGAGAGTTTTGAAGCTTTAAATAGTGAGGCTTTAAATTTAGTTTATGAATCACTTCTTCTAAAATCTGTTTTAGAAGATGCTTTCTCAAAAAGAGACATGCAAAAAATAACAGAATACTTATACAATTTAGCTTCTAGTGTACATAAGTTTTATAATGAACATAAAATTATTGGAAGCAATGAAGAAAGAAGTTACTTAAAAGTTTTAAGTATGGCAAAATTAAGTCTAAAAACAGGGCTCAAACTTCTTGGAATTGAAGCAAAAGAGATTATGTAA
- a CDS encoding triose-phosphate isomerase, whose product MPIIASNFKTNHTRKSTSLFVKKLNEYLESNEVQDEVYIFPTSTSLDSFELNSKLFIGAQNAYPTQNGSFTGEIGFEQLKEFDIKTILIGHSERRHILGETQEEISKKYEFYKNLGFKIIYCIGEPLEVKKDGLEKTLEYIFEQFIGIDTNNENLILAYEPVWAIGTGVTATNEDIKQVHNAIKSKINKPLLYGGSVKVENVKEICEIENVDGALIGTASWKIEDFIKILENTKDIR is encoded by the coding sequence ATGCCTATAATTGCAAGTAATTTTAAAACAAATCATACAAGAAAAAGTACAAGTTTATTTGTTAAAAAATTAAATGAATATTTAGAATCAAATGAAGTTCAAGATGAAGTTTACATATTCCCTACTTCAACATCTTTAGATTCATTTGAATTAAATTCTAAACTTTTTATTGGTGCTCAAAATGCATATCCTACTCAAAATGGATCTTTTACTGGCGAAATTGGTTTTGAGCAACTTAAAGAGTTTGATATAAAAACTATTTTAATAGGTCACAGTGAAAGAAGACATATTTTAGGTGAAACTCAAGAAGAGATTTCAAAGAAATATGAGTTTTATAAAAATTTAGGATTTAAAATTATTTATTGTATTGGCGAGCCTTTAGAAGTAAAAAAAGATGGTTTAGAAAAAACTTTAGAGTATATTTTTGAACAATTTATTGGAATTGATACAAATAATGAAAATTTAATTCTTGCTTATGAACCAGTTTGGGCTATTGGAACAGGTGTAACTGCAACAAACGAAGATATAAAGCAAGTACATAATGCAATAAAATCTAAAATTAATAAACCTTTGCTTTATGGTGGAAGTGTAAAAGTTGAAAATGTAAAAGAGATTTGCGAAATAGAAAATGTTGATGGAGCTTTAATTGGAACAGCTTCATGGAAAATAGAAGATTTTATAAAAATTTTAGAAAATACAAAGGATATAAGATGA
- the lysA gene encoding diaminopimelate decarboxylase, protein MNIDFKALANKYQTPYYVYDFDHITAQYTQLKESFRARKSLIAYAVKANSNLSVIKHLANLGAGADCVSIGEVKRALKVGIPSYKIIFSGVGKSDDEIKEALELDILMINVESAEELNRVETIAKELNKVARISIRVNPNIDPKTHPYISTGLHENKFGVDIDTAKRMYIQCKNSEALDPTGIHCHIGSQLTQLQPIKDAIKIVADLIRNLKAIKIDLSFMDVGGGLGIVYKDEVLIDTYEYTQSILDVLFGLDLTIICEPGRFIVGNSGVFITKVLYEKVNGNKRFVIVDGAMNDLIRPALYNAYHKIEVLNDNKEFSDCNLVGPVCESGDFFAKNIELPKTAHNDLVAIYSAGAYGFTMASNYNTRGRVAEIAVENGIDRLIRKRETFEDLIALEEEFIK, encoded by the coding sequence ATGAATATAGATTTTAAGGCATTGGCAAACAAATATCAAACACCGTATTATGTTTATGATTTTGATCATATTACAGCTCAATATACACAATTAAAAGAGTCTTTTAGAGCAAGAAAATCTTTAATTGCATATGCAGTTAAAGCAAATTCAAATTTAAGTGTAATAAAACATTTAGCAAATCTAGGAGCAGGTGCAGATTGTGTTAGTATTGGAGAGGTTAAACGTGCTTTAAAAGTAGGAATTCCTTCATACAAAATAATATTTTCAGGTGTTGGAAAAAGTGATGATGAAATTAAAGAAGCTTTAGAACTTGATATTTTAATGATAAATGTAGAGAGTGCTGAAGAACTAAATAGAGTTGAAACTATTGCGAAAGAGCTAAATAAAGTTGCAAGAATCTCTATAAGAGTAAATCCAAATATTGATCCAAAAACTCATCCATATATATCAACTGGGCTTCATGAAAATAAATTTGGTGTAGATATTGATACAGCAAAAAGAATGTATATTCAATGTAAAAATAGTGAAGCTTTAGACCCAACTGGAATTCATTGTCATATTGGATCTCAACTAACTCAACTTCAACCAATTAAAGATGCAATCAAAATAGTTGCTGATTTAATTAGAAATTTAAAAGCTATTAAAATAGATCTATCTTTTATGGATGTGGGTGGAGGATTAGGAATTGTTTACAAAGATGAAGTATTAATTGATACGTATGAATATACTCAATCTATTTTAGATGTTCTATTTGGACTTGATTTGACAATTATTTGTGAACCAGGAAGATTTATAGTTGGAAATTCTGGAGTTTTTATAACAAAAGTTTTATATGAAAAAGTAAATGGAAACAAAAGATTTGTTATAGTTGATGGAGCGATGAATGATTTAATAAGACCTGCTTTATACAATGCTTATCATAAAATTGAAGTTTTAAATGACAATAAAGAGTTTAGTGATTGTAATCTAGTAGGTCCTGTATGTGAAAGTGGTGACTTTTTTGCAAAAAATATAGAATTACCAAAAACCGCTCATAATGACTTAGTTGCAATTTATAGCGCTGGAGCTTATGGGTTTACAATGGCAAGTAACTACAATACAAGAGGAAGAGTAGCAGAAATTGCTGTTGAAAATGGAATTGATAGACTAATTAGAAAAAGAGAAACTTTTGAAGATTTAATTGCTTTAGAAGAAGAGTTTATAAAATAA
- the gap gene encoding type I glyceraldehyde-3-phosphate dehydrogenase, with protein sequence MAIKVAINGFGRIGRCVARIIATRSDIELVAINDTAEASMLEYITKYDTVHGTFEGDVKVDNGYLKMGKINAKLYSTRDAKELSFAKDCGAEIVLECTGAYLTQDKCQVHIDNGAKKVVMSAPAKDDTKTYVVGVNEHTYNGEKIVSNASCTTNCLGPIAKIIDDAFGIEKGLMTTIHSYTNDQNILDVKHKSDKRRARAGAANMIPTSTGAAKAMKLIMPQLDGKLHGQSVRVPTPNVSMVDVNFLIKKDTTKEEINALFTQKSKELSGIVAVDNDMLVSSDLIGNTNSTIIASDLTQVIGGNMIKIMSWYDNEWGYSARLVDLAIYVAKK encoded by the coding sequence ATGGCTATTAAAGTTGCAATAAACGGATTTGGGAGAATAGGAAGATGTGTAGCTAGAATTATTGCTACAAGAAGTGACATAGAGTTAGTTGCTATAAATGATACAGCAGAAGCTTCAATGCTTGAATATATCACAAAATATGATACAGTTCATGGAACTTTTGAAGGTGATGTTAAAGTTGATAATGGTTACCTAAAAATGGGGAAAATCAATGCAAAACTTTATTCAACAAGAGATGCAAAAGAGTTATCTTTTGCAAAAGATTGTGGAGCTGAAATTGTTTTAGAGTGTACTGGTGCATATTTAACTCAAGATAAGTGCCAAGTTCATATTGACAATGGTGCAAAAAAAGTTGTTATGAGTGCTCCTGCGAAAGATGATACTAAAACTTATGTTGTAGGTGTAAATGAACACACTTATAATGGAGAAAAAATTGTATCAAATGCTTCTTGTACTACAAACTGTCTTGGACCAATAGCAAAAATAATTGATGACGCTTTTGGGATAGAAAAAGGTTTAATGACAACTATTCACTCATATACAAATGACCAAAACATCCTAGATGTAAAACATAAATCTGATAAAAGAAGAGCTAGAGCTGGTGCTGCTAACATGATTCCTACAAGCACTGGTGCTGCAAAAGCTATGAAATTAATAATGCCTCAACTTGATGGTAAATTACATGGTCAAAGTGTAAGAGTCCCAACTCCAAATGTTTCAATGGTAGATGTAAATTTCTTAATTAAAAAAGATACTACAAAAGAAGAAATCAATGCTTTATTTACTCAAAAATCAAAAGAACTTTCTGGAATAGTAGCAGTTGATAATGATATGCTAGTTTCAAGTGATCTTATAGGAAATACAAATTCAACAATTATTGCTTCTGACCTAACTCAAGTTATTGGTGGAAATATGATAAAAATTATGAGCTGGTATGACAATGAGTGGGGATATTCTGCTAGACTTGTAGATTTAGCTATTTATGTAGCAAAAAAATAA
- a CDS encoding lysophospholipid acyltransferase family protein produces the protein MKKIRGLIVFIQFSISVAIVVFFMYLFKNHTHKVIKIWMKIQMFFLGIKLELEGRLDENCDLILINHQSMLDIIVMEHLHNRNIAWVAKKEITDLFFFGHIIKAPKMISIDRENKAGLIHLLSESKDRLSKGRPIAMFPEGTRSDGTYIGDFKAGAKMVGNKFNLKVQPVVMFNTRNIVNSQKMEAAPGVVKVIYLDPVIASKDTSWYEDCEKNMKEVFQKEYKNYVS, from the coding sequence TTGAAAAAAATTAGAGGATTAATAGTTTTCATACAGTTTTCCATAAGTGTTGCAATTGTTGTATTTTTTATGTATTTATTTAAAAATCATACACATAAAGTCATAAAAATATGGATGAAAATCCAGATGTTTTTTCTTGGAATAAAGCTTGAACTTGAAGGAAGATTAGATGAAAACTGTGATTTAATTTTAATAAATCATCAATCTATGCTTGATATTATAGTAATGGAGCATCTACATAATAGAAATATAGCTTGGGTTGCAAAAAAAGAGATAACAGACCTATTCTTTTTTGGACACATTATAAAAGCACCAAAAATGATAAGTATTGATAGAGAGAATAAAGCTGGACTTATTCATCTTTTAAGTGAATCAAAAGATAGATTATCAAAAGGTCGTCCAATTGCAATGTTTCCTGAAGGTACAAGAAGTGATGGAACTTACATTGGTGATTTTAAAGCTGGTGCAAAAATGGTTGGAAATAAATTTAACTTAAAAGTTCAACCAGTTGTTATGTTTAATACTAGAAATATAGTGAATTCTCAAAAAATGGAAGCAGCACCTGGAGTTGTTAAAGTTATATATTTAGATCCTGTTATTGCAAGCAAAGATACATCTTGGTATGAAGATTGCGAGAAAAACATGAAAGAAGTTTTTCAAAAAGAGTACAAAAACTATGTCTCTTAA
- the tatA gene encoding twin-arginine translocase TatA/TatE family subunit — translation MSMPSGMELVIIVIIILILFGGKKIPELAKGLGSGIRNFKKAIKEDDNEEVANKPTETDKKAEIPTQKEETKNS, via the coding sequence ATGAGTATGCCAAGCGGAATGGAACTAGTAATTATAGTTATAATTATATTGATTTTATTTGGTGGGAAAAAAATCCCAGAACTTGCAAAAGGTTTAGGAAGTGGTATTAGAAACTTCAAAAAAGCTATCAAAGAAGATGATAATGAAGAAGTAGCAAATAAACCAACGGAAACAGATAAAAAAGCTGAAATACCAACACAAAAAGAAGAGACAAAAAATTCATAA